One Halichondria panicea chromosome 3, odHalPani1.1, whole genome shotgun sequence genomic region harbors:
- the LOC135334396 gene encoding uncharacterized protein LOC135334396, translated as MDETKLYLYEWDFIDPPIKDHVCGHCKQVYRKPMMIECCGSTFCASCIMDEDPYSGNIQYMCPNCNEKNVAAILNRKKWNKILELGIKCPFTSRGCLWTGELKARAAHVDTLSGSCECITSTCPNGCEEILEKKERTEHLSYFCPKRLVVCSYCSKHDKQEFINGEHKNNCPEFPIDCPKNCGANAIKRMNLEDHLVECSLHEIECDFSYAGCSKLIMRKDLVEHHQNNWQMHFAFLIKFFEEMLQKKELQLHELIAEKDEQLQKMVKQHSQQLQEKDEALQKLIVMRDEEIQKQVKEQETKVDQRLEKLTKDFESKYDELKTNLSRLYHLPSAISTDVHERKLEMTEIIHRGKNKTEIWRGKYNGTEIAIKKPVSGASPSEILMEIHILKKLMHSNLVTMVDSITTGEPVYMILEYMSNGNLENYLRNNNTLLLHQQISIGKQLAHGLEYLQENLCIHRRIRVDNVLVGENLRCKINDLSSAVVLHKYNEEYAVEKSTKLRIKWCAPEVLKDKRFCLKSDVWAYGILLWQLIADGEEPYSELTVVRAQQHICTGTLMSRPQNCLVNFYTLMLDCWKLDPWARPTFEALSDLLDHVKDAHKYTDIK; from the coding sequence ATGGATGAAACTAAGCTCTATCTGTACGAATGGGACTTTATAGACCCCCCAATAAAAGATCATGTCTGTGGACACTGCAAGCAAGTATATAGGAAGCCTATGATGATCGAATGCTGTGGAAGTACTTTTTGCGCCTCTTGTATAATGGACGAGGATCCTTATAGTGGTAATATCCAATATATGTGCCCAAATTGCAACGAAAAGAATGTTGCTGCTATTCTTAATAGAAAAAAATGGAACAAAATACTTGAGCTGGGTATTAAGTGCCCTTTTACTAGCCGTGGTTGCTTGTGGACTGGGGAACTAAAAGCAAGAGCTGCTCATGTTGATACTCTTAGCGGTAGTTGCGAATGCATTACTTCTACTTGCCCGAATGGATGTGAAGAAATATTAGAGAAGAAAGAAAGAACTGAGCACCTGAGCTATTTCTGTCCCAAACGGCTCGTTGTCTGTAGTTACTGCAGCAAACACGATAAACAAGAATTCATCAATGGAGAGCATAAGAATAACTGCCCCGAGTTCCCAATTGATTGTCCCAAAAACTGTGGAGCGAATGCTATCAAACGAATGAATTTAGAAGATCACCTGGTTGAGTGTTCATTGCATGAAATCGAATGTGACTTTAGTTACGCAGGTTGCTCTAAATTAATTATGAGGAAAGATTTGGTAGAGCATCACCAAAATAATTGGCAAATGCACTTCGCCTTTCTGATCAAATTTTTCGAAGAAATGCTACAAAAAAAGGAATTGCAGCTGCACGAATTAATTGCAGAAAAAGATGAGCAACTCCAGAAAATGGTTAAGCAACATAGCCAACAATTGCAGGAAAAGGATGAAGCATTGCAAAAGTTAATTGTGATGAGAGACGAAGAGATTCAAAAACAAGTGAAAGAGCAAGAAACAAAGGTAGATCAGCGGCTAGAGAAATTGACAAAAGATTTTGAATCTAAATATGATGAACTTAAAACTAATTTAAGTAGGCTTTACCATTTACCTTCCGCAATTTCAACAGACGTACATGAACGAAAATTAGAAATGACAGAAATAATTCATAGAGGTAAAAATAAGACCGAAATTTGGAGAGGAAAGTACAACGGCACTGAAATTGCAATCAAGAAACCTGTATCAGGTGCTTCTCCATCCGAAATACTTATGGAGATACATATCTTGAAGAAACTCATGCATTCCAACCTCGTGACGATGGTGGATTCGATAACAACAGGTGAACCTGTGTACATGATCTTGGAATACATGTCAAATGGAAACTTAGAGAACTACCTACGAAACAATAATACCTTGCTGCTACATCAACAAATATCTATTGGAAAGCAACTTGCACATGGACTTGAGTATCTTCAGGAAAATCTCTGCATTCATCGACGCATTAGAGTAGATAACGTTTTAGTTGGAGAAAATTTGAGATGCAAAATAAATGATTTGAGTTCAGCCGTGGTTCTGCATAAATATAATGAAGAATATGCGGTCGAAAAATCCACTAAACTACGCATTAAATGGTGTGCTCCAGAAGTTCTTAAAGACAAGCGATTCTGTCTTAAATCTGATGTGTGGGCTTATGGTATACTTTTATGGCAGCTCATTGCAGATGGCGAAGAACCTTATTCTGAGCTAACAGTTGTTCGAGCACAACAACACATATGCACAGGTACCCTCATGTCACGCCCACAAAACTGCTTGGTAAACTTTTACACGCTTATGCTGGATTGCTGGAAACTAGATCCTTGGGCGAGGCCAACATTTGAAGCTTTGTCTGATTTACTTGATCATGTCAAAGATGCACACAAATACACAGATATAAAGTGa